Proteins from a genomic interval of Uloborus diversus isolate 005 chromosome 4, Udiv.v.3.1, whole genome shotgun sequence:
- the LOC129221422 gene encoding LOW QUALITY PROTEIN: outer dynein arm-docking complex subunit 2-like (The sequence of the model RefSeq protein was modified relative to this genomic sequence to represent the inferred CDS: deleted 1 base in 1 codon), whose amino-acid sequence MFPRYIKIKPSIFEIKSKEKATTGEERDNESNCSSSETEDLEDIYKKRPDLKQYDCPNDYWKFLKAIKYLAHGRPLISTLSLLICYDCDFQDPIMLKGLTDYRVIEVLLNLLECNDKRLQFISLRFLRKLSKIRMLRLEIVHLDGIQSMVKLLEESQIDLKLEVVETIYCIADFHKSWTAIRISGGIPLLVNMIYLPLSLLYEASELNEQLAAVLRAAELASLCLFAACKCRKNQIEFLLSGALRGCHTILKTPHVKLATTALQLIQRCANQKKIKLAIKSMGMLEVFRKYFYSEDQNLIQATALAAFKCAEGEEAKRFFGKSGFVDKLYEIIQMSTFHSDNMFMASISGALWKCAEIKANLARFQALNVAPLLIQLLSSQPPKVQEYLVACLSCCMDHPQMRTTIRKNNGIETLIGLLKTTHSSLIMHLNKALANASKDKECLILMENHNALRLIWSHLKNENASVISNTLWQLAAILKNTENSAVYIRSLVGAVQLLTDLLHSRHTRILTPVCALIVVLSKETENLRILTNYQVVQGLSNLTNTRCRRLRYHMCLAITACCKFKDNRHEFANRKVVYPLIKMLKSKTVIVSGAATHALRELSWIPKWCAIMYNTAGVYDILIRQMLSKDHEVQESAADITQRMRLFPLNRDGNIPKWLIDKHALFFA is encoded by the exons ATGTTTCCtcgttacattaaaattaaaccctcaatatttgaaattaaaagcaaagaaaaagcaACAACTGGGGAAGAAAGAGATAATGAATCAAATTGCAGTAGTTCGGAAACAGAAGATTTGGAAGACATTTACAAAAAAAGACCCGATTTAAAGCAGTACGACTGCCCAAATGATTACTGGAAATTTCTTAAAGCTATAAAATACCTCGCCCATGGTAGACCTTTAATTTCAACTCTTTCTTTACTTATCTGCTATGACTGTGATTTTCAAGATCCAATAATGCTAAAAGGTTTAACAGACTATAGAGTGATTGAAGTTTTATTAAATCTCTTGGAATGTAACGATAAACGATTACAATTCATTTCTCTGCGATTTTTGCGCAAGTTAAGCAAAATAAGAATGCTTAGATTGGAAATTGTCCATCTGGATGGAATACAATCGATGGTGAAATTATTAGAGGAATCACAAATTGATCTAAAGCTTGAAGTTGTTGAAACAATATACTGCATTGCTGACTTTCATAAATCTTGGACAGCAATACGAATTTCTGGCGGGATACCGTTACTTGTAAATATGATTTATCTCCCGCTGAGTTTACTGTATGAAGCTTCAGAACTAAATGAACAGCTTGCTGCCGTTCTACGGGCGGCTGAATTAGCATCTTTGTGCCTTTTTGCGGCCTGCAAATGTCGAAAAAATCAAATAGAG TTTTTGCTAAGTGGAGCATTGCGTGGGTGTCACACAATCTTGAAGACACCCCACGTGAAATTAGCAACAACGGCATTGCAACTAATTCAACGCTGTGCTAAccagaaaaaaatcaaactggCCATTAAAAGCATGGGAATGCTGGAAGTTTTCAGGAAGTACTTTTATAGCGAAGATCAAAACCTAATACAAGCCACAGCTCTGGCTGCCTTCAAATGCGCTGAAGGCGAGGAAGCTAAGCGATTCTTTGGGAAATCGGGATTTGTGGACAAACTATATGAAATTATACAAATGTCAACGTTTCATTCCGATAATATGTTTATGGCTTCAATTTCAGGAGCTTTATGGAAATGCGCCGAAATCAAGGCGAATTTGGCGAGATTTCAAGCGCTAAATGTAGCGCCATTACTAATTCAGTTGCTCAGTTCGCAGCCACCGAAAGTTCAAGAATATCTAGTGGCTTGCCTAAGCTGTTGCATGGATCATCCACAAATGCGTACAACGATAAGGAAAAACAATGGTATAGAAACACTCATTGGGCTCTTAAAAACCACACATTCATCGCTGATTATGCACTTAAATAAGGCTTTAGCTAATGCTTCTAAAGATAAGGAATGCTTAATTTTGATGGAGAACCACAATGCATTGAGGCTAATATggtctcatttaaaaaatgaaaatgcatccGTCATATCGAATACACTCTGGCAATTAGCAGCCATTTTGAAAAACACAGAAAACTCCGCAGTTTACATTCGATCGCTGGTCGGAGCGGTTCAATTACTAACGGACCTTTTACATTCTAGACACACTCGTATATTGACACCCGTTTGTGCATTGATTGTGGTATTGTCAAAGGAAACGGAAAATTTAAGAATACTTACGAATTACCAAGTTGTTCAAGGATTATCCAATTTAACAAATACACGATGCAGGCGGCTTAGATACCATATGTGCTTGGCCATCACAGCGTGCTGCAAATTTAAGGACAATAGGCATGAATTTGCTAATAGAAAAGTTGTCTACCCCTTGATCAAAATGCTGAAGAGTAAGACAGTGATTGTGTCAGGCGCAGCAACGCATGCGCTTCGTGAGCTTTCTTGGATTCCAAAATGGTGCGCTATTATGTACAACACTGCTGGAGTCTATGACATTTTAATTCGACAAATGCTTAGCAAGGATCATGAAGTCCAAGAAAGTGCCGCTGATATTACACAAAGAATGCGTTTGTTTCCTCTAAATCGAGACGGAAATATTCCAAAATGGCTAATTGATAAACATGCACTATTTTTTGCATAA